Proteins co-encoded in one Drosophila gunungcola strain Sukarami unplaced genomic scaffold, Dgunungcola_SK_2 000057F, whole genome shotgun sequence genomic window:
- the LOC128264064 gene encoding cytospin-A isoform X2, with amino-acid sequence MIKLKSLFRRGQGTSSSNSSNSSHKQQQHSSNNNRQKSQSSTSLNTAHEQQQQQQQQQQQQQQHHNNTAATTKFYAHQEAASYERGVDVGDEEALLLNNQQQQQRRQQQQQLQQQQQQQLQSNTLPQKKSKLKGQKQPKQLPVQQQHSNASELQQQQPPLMTSLAAVPQSAATGNSSSNINNNNALAALQDGGAAAAAAADFYQQLAAAATATSANGSNPSSDSPANAFPAAAAAVAVAAVAASSYQQQQQHQQQLINNEQQQQQLLEANNKMQELQKQLERSGSEQLQLETRITELLPYQSEVARLKGDLVKMQSLQEKTQMEIGNLKYENESLRNRLRDVVNSPLSDAEKHQIIQDSQRLHSSAPASIALPSTNDAHDGTPCLTPDWDKQSSSSEISVACLQDKIIQMEETHYSTNEELQATLQELADLQTQLTDTQTENERLAEEKDVLFQSLCRQTEKLNESRTQISTLQELLLRDSKPAASEVSVSEREQKLLDLIKTSQEEREAVLLKQEELGAELAELKQAREAGQQEQQRQRERIALLDSQLDAANAERRQGEAQFSQAKEEISQRAIEISRLSTLLENARSKIEELEADLARGDKTDLSDVLDVARKEKDALEERVAELQDQCSRSQAELRRLREQLSGLTEECKVVKNNAKCAVSHLEYRLEQLQRDKDKIAGEWQALEERVAELQVQCKCHQEDKAQLQSLLGETQRHLGDVQLQLGESECRLDQETQLRRKEAEEWQQFQADLLMTVRVANDFKTEALSAREQLVLDNKTQKEKIRLLEQQLEKLTKQQLQQSETPQAVLSTVQREMEMATRRSKLSFSRQDSRLSVKTLIESIENNKAQGKADEAESHYSSTSSLNSGTPELGTTPIIFPPSSDWHESLRLPVLQSSNLHVNVGNQAGTGTGANISAGSGGGPASTTKATLPLRDQQQQQQQTAITTPQSQIQSQIQIQNVSQPSTPATPSSAGSSSSSGLPFGNVSKSFISGERKDPLNMLAKNGGSKRNALLKWCQNKTVGYRNIDITNFSSSWNDGLAFCAILHSYLPDRIPYDQLSPANKRRNFSLAFAAAESVGIGTTLNINDMCQIERPDWMQVMSYVTAIYKYFET; translated from the exons ATGATCAAACTGAAATCATTGTTCCGCAGAGGACAGGGCACCTCCAGCTCCAACTCCTCCAATTCTTCGcacaaacagcagcagcactccTCCAACAACAATCGCCAGAAGTCGCAGTCGAGCACTTCATTGAATACCGCCcacgagcagcagcaacagcagcagcaacagcaacagcaacaacaacagcatcaCAACAACACCGCAGCAACGACAAAATTCTACGCCCACCAGGAGGCGGCCAGCTACGAAAGGGGCGTGGATGTGGGCGATGAGGAGGCGCTGCTGCTGAAcaaccaacagcagcaacagcggcgacaacagcaacagcagttgcagcaacaacagcagcagcagctacagAGCAACACCTTGCCCCAAAAGAAATCCAAGCTTAAGGGACAAAAACAGCCAAAGCAATTGccagtgcagcagcaacacagcAATGCAAGTGagctacagcagcagcagcctccaCTGATGACTTCCCTGGCAGCCGTGCCGCAGTCAGCAGCGActggcaacagcagcagcaacatcaataaCAACAACGCATTGGCCGCGCTGCAGGATGGTggcgctgctgccgccgctgcagcAGATTTCTACCAGCAactagcagcagcagcaacagcaacatcggcCAACGGCAGCAACCCCAGTTCGGATAGTCCGGCCAACGCATTtcccgcagcagcagcagccgttgctgttgccgctgtggCAGCCAGCAGttatcagcaacagcagcaacatcaacagcaactaATCAACAAcgaacagcagcaacagcaactctTAGAG GCTAACAACAAAATGCAGGAGCTGCAAAAGCAGCTGGAGAGATCGGGAAGCGAGCAACTGCAGCTGGAGACACGCATCACGGAGCTGCTGCCATACCAAAGCGAGGTGGCCAGGCTGAAGGGCGATCTGGTTAAGATGCAG AGTCTACAGGAAAAGACCCAGATGGAGATCGGCAACCTGAAATACGAGAACGAATCTCTGCGCAATCGGCTGCGGGACGTTGTGAACTCGCCGCTGTCGGATGCGGAGAAGCACCAGATCATCCAAGACTCGCAGCGGCTGCACAGCTCTGCGCCCGCCTCGATAGCTCTGCCCAGT ACAAACGATGCGCATGATGGCACACCCTGCCTCACGCCCGACTGGGACAAACAGTCATCCTCCAGCGAGATTTCTGTAGCCTGCCTGCAGGACAAGATCATTCAGATGGAGGAGACACACTACTCCACCAACGAGGAACTACAGGCTACTCTGCAGGAGTTGGCCGACTTGCAAACCCAGTTGACGGACACGCAGACGGAGAACGAGCGTCTCGCCGAGGAGAAGGATGTGCTCTTCCAGTCACTTTGCCGGCAAACCGAGAAGCTGAATGAATCGCGCACGCAGATTAGTACACTGCAGGAGCTGCTCCTGCGGGATTCCAAACCGGCTGCCTCCGAAGTCAGTGTTTCGGAGCGGGAGCAAAAGCTTCTGGATTTGATCAAGACATCCCAGGAGGAGCGTGAGGCTGTTTTGCTCAAGCAGGAGGAACTTGGAGCTGAGTTGGCGGAGCTGAAGCAAGCGCGGGAAGCCGgccagcaggagcagcagcgcCAGAGGGAGCGTATTGCCCTGCTAGACTCCCAGCTCGATGCGGCCAATGCGGAGCGACGGCAAGGAGAGGCTCAGTTCTCACAGGCCAAGGAGGAGATCTCGCAGCGGGCCATCGAAATAAGTCGCTTAAGCACACTGCTGGAGAATGCGCGCTCTAAGATCGAGGAGCTGGAAGCCGATTTGGCCAGGGGTGACAAGACAGACCTAAGCGATGTGCTGGATGTGGCCAGAAAAGAGAAGGATGCCCTGGAAGAGCGTGTGGCCGAGCTGCAGGATCAGTGCTCGCGCAGCCAAGCTGAGCTAAGAAGACTTCGCGAGCAGCTCTCCGGCTTGACCGAGGAGTGCAAGGTGGTTAAGAACAATGCCAAGTGTGCGGTCTCCCACCTCGAATATCGCTTGGAGCAGCTCCAACGGGACAAGGACAAAATAGCTGGCGAGTGGCAGGCGCTAGAGGAACGCGTGGCCGAACTGCAGGTGCAGTGCAAGTGCCACCAGGAGGACAAGGCCCAGCTGCAGTCCCTGCTAGGCGAGACCCAGCGTCATTTGGGCGATGTACAACTACAGCTGGGCGAGTCGGAGTGCCGGCTCGACCAGGAGACACAGCTGCGACGCAAGGAGGCCGAGGAGTGGCAGCAGTTCCAGGCCGATCTCCTTATGACGGTGCGCGTGGCCAATGACTTCAAGACTGAGGCGCTCAGCGCCCGGGAGCAACTCGTGCTCGACAACAAGACGCAAAAGGAGAAGATCAGACTGCTAGAGCAGCAGCTCGAAAAGCTCACCAAGCAGC AACTGCAGCAGTCGGAGACTCCGCAGGCGGTGCTGTCCACAGTCCAGCGTGAGATGGAGATGGCCACGCGGCGCAGCAAGCTGAGCTTCAGCCGACAGGACTCGCGACTCTCCGTCAAAACGCTCATCGAGAGCATTGAGAATAACAAGGCG CAGGGCAAAGCCGACGAGGCGGAATCCCACTACAGTTCAACGTCCAGCCTCAACAGCGGCACTCCGGAACTGGGAACTACGCCCATTATCTTTCCCCCGTCCAGTGATTGGCATGAAAGC CTTCGCCTGCCTGTGCTGCAGAGCAGCAACCTGCACGTGAATGTGGGCAATCAAGCGGGCACCGGAACGGGAGCTAATATTTCGGCTGGCAGCGGGGGAGGACCAGCTAGCACTACCAAAGCCACATTGCCGCTGCGcgatcaacagcagcagcagcaacagactGCGATAACAACGCCCCAAAGCCAGATCCAGTCCCAGATTCAGATCCAGAACGTTTCCCAGCCTTCGACGCCGGCCACGCCCAGCAGTGCgggtagcagcagcagcagtgggcTGCCATTTGGCAATGTCTCAAAGTCTTTTATAAGCG GCGAACGCAAGGACCCGCTGAACATGCTGGCCAAGAACGGAGGCTCGAAGCGTAACGCCCTGCTGAAGTGGTGCCAGAATAAGACAGTGGGCTACCGCAACATCGACATCACCAACTTCAGCTCGTCGTGGAACGATGGCCTGGCCTTCTGTGCGATCTTGCACTCGTATTTACCGGATCGCATTCCGTACGATCAACTGAGTCCGGCCAACAAGCGGCGCAACTTTTCGTTGGCATTTGCGGCTGCCGAGTCCGTGGGAATTGGCACCACCCTG AACATCAATGATATGTGTCAGATCGAACGACCCGACTGGATGCAGGTGATGTCCTATGTGACGGCTATCTACAAGTACTTTGAGACCTAG